One stretch of Juglans microcarpa x Juglans regia isolate MS1-56 chromosome 3D, Jm3101_v1.0, whole genome shotgun sequence DNA includes these proteins:
- the LOC121255076 gene encoding protein FAR-RED IMPAIRED RESPONSE 1-like, whose protein sequence is MEQNVGNKDVVEEPRVGMSFSSVEEVRAYYTSYAKQVGFGVTKRSSKMGDDRKIRYFTLACVCQGTSVSTTSNILKPRPMEHNGCKAKINAILGSEGEFCLTHVVLEHNHTLSPGKARYIRCHKRLDESSKRRLEYNDMPGIQLSKNYSSCVVEAGGYENLTFGERDARNYIREVRLLRLGLGGAEALQNYFTRMQSQNDGFFYIMDVDDETRLRNVFWADARSRAAYESFGDVITFDTTYLTNAYKMSFAPFVGVNHHSQSILVGCGLISGEDMDIFVWFLNHGLNA, encoded by the coding sequence ATGGAACAAAATGTTGGAAATAAGGATGTTGTTGAAGAGCCAAGAGTAGGAATGTCATTTTCATCAGTTGAGGAAGTAAGGGCATACTACACGAGTTATGCAAAGCAAGTTGGGTTCGGAGTGACAAAGCGAAGTTCTAAAATGGGAGATGATAGGAAAATAAGGTATTTCACCCTTGCTTGTGTCTGTCAAGGTACGTCTGTGAGCACAACGTCGAATATTCTCAAACCAAGGCCGATGGAACATAACGGATGCAAGGCAAAGATCAATGCCATATTAGGTTCCGAGGGAGAGTTTTGTTTGACCCATGTTGTCCTTGAGCACAATCATACTCTCAGTCCAGGAAAAGCAAGATATATTAGATGTCATAAGAGGTTGGATGAGTCGAGCAAGAGAAGATTAGAATATAATGATATGCCTGGCATTCAATTGAGCAAGAACTACAGTTCTTGTGTCGTTGAGGCAGGAGGATATGAGAATCTCACATTTGGAGAAAGAGATGCACGTAATTACATACGTGAGGTGAGATTACTTCGGCTTGGGTTAGGAGGTGCTGAAGCACTACAAAACTACTTCACTCGTATGCAATCGCAAAATGATGGTTTCTTTTATATCATGGATGTTGATGATGAAACCAGATTGAGGAATGTGTTTTGGGCAGATGCCCGTAGTAGAGCTGCATATGAATCATTTGGTGATGTAATAACTTTCGACACAACGTACTTGACCAATGCATACAAAATGTCATTTGCTCCTTTTGTGGGAGTTAATCATCATAGCCAATCAATTTTAGTTGGATGTGGCCTGATTTCTGGAGAGGATATGGACATATTCGTTTGGTTTTTGAATCATGGCTTAAATGCATGA
- the LOC121255075 gene encoding uncharacterized protein LOC121255075 has product MSLQPQQQLPQQQQQPVLVYPANTVARQPPSHHSNGSFGTVFIVLAVVIAISAIACCLSRLCNRRYKNQRPKQNLGGQSRPRENGDIEFGPDMRTPTSKMAANGGGSRGNMRQFENGHDHARGEMNAGDHGGGSREPV; this is encoded by the coding sequence ATGTCTTTGCAGCCCCAGCAGCAGCTGCCGCAGCAGCAACAGCAGCCAGTTCTGGTTTATCCGGCCAACACCGTCGCAAGGCAGCCACCTTCACACCATTCAAATGGATCATTCGGGACAGTTTTCATCGTTCTTGCCGTAGTCATCGCTATATCGGCAATTGCTTGCTGTCTTAGCCGGCTCTGCAACCGGCGGTACAAAAACCAAAGACCTAAGCAAAACCTCGGCGGCCAGTCCCGTCCCAGAGAAAATGGGGACATTGAGTTCGGTCCTGATATGAGAACCCCAACTTCTAAAATGGCTGCAAATGGAGGAGGAAGCAGAGGGAACATGAGGCAGTTCGAAAATGGTCATGACCACGCGAGAGGCGAAATGAACGCTGGCGATCATGGAGGAGGGAGTCGAGAACCGGTGTAA